In Helianthus annuus cultivar XRQ/B chromosome 9, HanXRQr2.0-SUNRISE, whole genome shotgun sequence, the following are encoded in one genomic region:
- the LOC110875571 gene encoding general transcription factor IIF subunit 1-like: protein MMIDHAYPEIERDLKNDLLVQSHMSNDSLKHLARYHPNHPEPKIGAEFFGFIKDANYVDPDPVDNQNWRNEEEMKEATYTEELKTLLEFKTTRNDWFVKEPRRRGRKVTHKVQEGEGSSSQPKKKQKKVAKTLLVDEPEEDEPVETAEEDLYADHLMFNVDVLDTEQVVNVEAEKEKVIDDVEGDDVNKSTTSSSSSSYDEIDETERLKRIQAETEKEKLLRKRKMQEKEDAPYVPSPQHVSDSQSPSSGRKKAGARKKVVSPKIWKVTPKISKPKIVLKKKPSKESRKPPTPPPESTPQSPIQTPPQQSSPPKQPSPPKQPTPPKQPSPIHLSPLHLSPPQQQQTLLTSQDL, encoded by the coding sequence TATCACCCAAACCATCCAGAACCAAAGATAGGTGCTGAATTCTTCGGATTTATAAAGGATGCAAACTACGTTGATCCTGATCCAGTTGATAATCAAAACTGGAGAAACGAAGAAGAAATGAAGGAAGCAACCTATACTGAAGAGCTAAAAACTCTTTTGGAGTTTAAAACCACCAGAAATGACTGGTTTGTCAAAGAACCAAGGAGGAGAGGCAGAAAGGTTACCCATAAAGTACAAGAGGGTGAGGGGTCATCATCACagccaaagaagaaacaaaagaaagtggcaaAGACATTGCTTGTTGATGAGCCTGAGGAAGATGAGCCAGTTGAAACTGCAGAAGAAGATCTGTATGCTGATCATTTGATGTTTAACGTTGATGTTTTAGATACTGAGCAAGTAGTTAATGTGGAAGCTGAGAAAGAGAAGGTTATTGATGACGTTGAAGGTGATGATGTTAATAAGAGCACTACAAGCTCTTCGAGTTCTtcatatgatgaaattgatgaaaCTGAAAGGTTGAAAAGAATCCAAGCAGAGACAGAGAAAGAGAAGTTGTTGAGAAAGAGAAAGATGCAAGAAAAGGAAGATGCTCCATATGTGCCATCTCCGCAACATGTTTCTGATTCGCAATCACCTTCTAGTGGTAGAAAGAAAGCTGGGGCAAGAAAGAAAGTTGTGTCTCCAAAGATATGGAAAGTTACTCCAAAGATTTCTAAGCCGAAGATTGTCTTGAAGAAGAAACCTTCCAAAGAATCTAGgaaaccaccaacaccaccacctgaGTCAACACCACAATCACCAATTCAAACACCTCCACAACAATcttcaccaccaaaacaaccttcaccaccaaaacaaccaacaccacccaAACAACCATCACCAATACATCTTTCACCACTACATCtctcaccaccacaacaacaacaaaccctACTTACATCGCAAGATCTTTAa